The following proteins come from a genomic window of Microbacterium sp. SY138:
- the rpsP gene encoding 30S ribosomal protein S16: protein MAVKIRLKRLGKIRAPYYRIVVADSKTKRDGRVIEEIGKYHPTEEPSFIEVDSERAQYWLSVGAQPTEQVAAILKITGDWGKFKGDKDAKSTLKVAEPKVPFEIDASKKSVVKPKVEKKAEAPAEEAPAAADAEAAEAPAADAE from the coding sequence GTGGCTGTCAAGATTCGTCTCAAGCGCCTGGGCAAGATCCGTGCGCCGTACTACCGCATCGTCGTCGCCGACTCGAAGACCAAGCGCGATGGTCGCGTGATCGAGGAGATCGGCAAGTACCACCCCACCGAGGAGCCCTCGTTCATCGAGGTCGACTCCGAGCGGGCGCAGTACTGGCTCTCCGTCGGCGCGCAGCCGACCGAGCAGGTCGCCGCCATCCTCAAGATCACGGGCGACTGGGGCAAGTTCAAGGGCGACAAGGACGCGAAGTCCACGCTCAAGGTCGCCGAGCCGAAGGTCCCCTTCGAGATCGACGCGTCCAAGAAGTCCGTCGTCAAGCCCAAGGTCGAGAAGAAGGCCGAGGCTCCCGCTGAGGAGGCTCCCGCCGCGGCCGACGCGGAGGCCGCTGAGGCTCCCGCAGCAGACGCAGAGTAA
- a CDS encoding RNA-binding protein gives MLAAALEHIVKGIVDHPEDVRINESTSPRGDLLEVRVHPDDRGRVIGRGGRTAKALRTLVSALADGRRVRVDVADD, from the coding sequence GTGCTCGCCGCCGCGCTCGAACACATCGTCAAGGGGATCGTCGATCACCCGGAGGATGTTCGCATCAACGAATCCACGTCGCCGCGAGGCGACCTCCTCGAGGTGCGCGTGCACCCCGATGACCGTGGACGCGTGATCGGGCGCGGCGGCCGCACTGCGAAGGCCCTTCGCACCCTCGTCAGCGCACTCGCTGACGGGCGTCGGGTCCGCGTCGATGTCGCGGACGACTGA
- a CDS encoding sugar-binding domain-containing protein translates to MAGASAESRDSKLIAALTAAQLYYMQDKTMEVIAKELGTSRSSVSRLLSFARESGLVDIRINSPLERLGMLEHRIRDRHRVAAHVVPMPEILSEVERLERVALTAGRLLSQFVDSNMVIGVAWGSTISAVSRGLTQKETHNTTFVQLNGAGNTQTTGVEYSSDILQRFGSAFGAQVQQFPVPAFFDDPATREAMWRERSTRRVLDLQAKMDVAVFSLGSPAAEVPSRVYVGGYLGRDDYRSLREDHAIGDVATVFFRSDGSWRDIRVNARATGPGLDRLRRVPRRVCVVSGIPKLVSLRAALAAGLITDVVLDEGLARRLVED, encoded by the coding sequence ATGGCCGGTGCAAGCGCGGAATCCCGCGACAGCAAGCTGATCGCGGCGCTCACCGCCGCGCAGCTCTACTACATGCAGGACAAGACGATGGAAGTCATCGCGAAAGAGCTCGGCACCTCCCGGTCCTCGGTCTCGCGGCTGCTGAGCTTCGCGCGGGAGAGCGGCCTGGTCGACATCCGGATCAACTCCCCGCTCGAACGCCTCGGCATGCTCGAGCATCGGATTCGCGACAGGCATCGGGTGGCGGCGCACGTCGTGCCGATGCCGGAGATCCTCAGCGAGGTCGAACGTCTCGAGCGCGTTGCGCTCACCGCCGGACGGCTGCTGTCGCAGTTCGTCGACTCGAACATGGTGATCGGCGTCGCATGGGGCTCGACCATCAGTGCGGTGAGTCGCGGGCTCACGCAGAAGGAGACGCACAACACGACCTTCGTGCAGCTCAACGGGGCCGGGAACACGCAGACGACCGGCGTGGAGTACTCCAGTGACATCCTGCAACGGTTCGGCAGCGCCTTCGGTGCACAGGTACAGCAGTTCCCCGTTCCCGCGTTCTTCGATGACCCTGCCACCCGCGAGGCCATGTGGCGTGAGCGCAGCACTCGTCGTGTGCTCGATCTGCAGGCGAAGATGGACGTCGCCGTGTTCAGCCTCGGCTCGCCCGCCGCCGAGGTTCCGAGTCGGGTCTACGTCGGGGGCTATCTCGGACGCGATGACTATCGCAGCCTTCGGGAGGACCACGCCATCGGCGACGTCGCGACGGTGTTCTTCCGTTCCGACGGGTCCTGGCGCGACATCCGTGTGAATGCCAGAGCCACGGGTCCCGGCCTCGACCGTCTGCGTCGCGTCCCGCGTCGCGTGTGTGTCGTCTCGGGAATCCCGAAGCTGGTGAGTCTCCGCGCGGCCCTGGCCGCTGGCCTGATCACGGATGTCGTCCTGGACGAAGGGCTCGCGAGGCGCCTCGTCGAGGACTGA
- the rimM gene encoding ribosome maturation factor RimM (Essential for efficient processing of 16S rRNA) translates to MSRTTDVVPKDRNQGKNQLRVGRLVKAHGLKGGLKLELYTDNPEGRFTPGAGFTLQVPEASPWHGKQITVREYRVMNGNPVVFFEDVDDRDAADSLVRAILWIDQDADEVEDDAWFDHQLVGLDVVRDDTVIGRVIRVEHFPAQDLLIVKAGEDEVMVPFVAAIVPTVDVQEGRVIVTPPPGLFEEIEEIAEIADAEPQVAPDADASE, encoded by the coding sequence ATGTCGCGGACGACTGACGTGGTGCCGAAGGACCGCAATCAGGGCAAGAACCAGCTGCGTGTCGGACGCCTCGTCAAGGCGCACGGACTCAAGGGTGGGCTCAAGCTCGAGCTGTACACGGACAACCCCGAGGGTCGTTTCACCCCCGGTGCCGGATTCACCTTGCAGGTGCCCGAGGCATCTCCGTGGCACGGCAAGCAGATCACGGTGCGCGAGTACCGCGTGATGAACGGCAATCCCGTCGTCTTCTTCGAAGACGTCGACGACCGTGACGCCGCCGACAGCCTCGTCAGGGCGATCCTGTGGATCGACCAGGACGCCGACGAGGTCGAGGACGACGCATGGTTCGACCATCAGCTCGTCGGACTCGATGTCGTCCGAGACGACACGGTCATCGGGCGGGTCATACGGGTTGAGCACTTCCCGGCACAGGATCTCCTCATCGTCAAGGCCGGCGAAGACGAGGTCATGGTTCCGTTCGTCGCCGCCATCGTCCCGACCGTCGATGTGCAGGAGGGCCGCGTCATCGTGACGCCGCCGCCGGGACTCTTCGAAGAGATCGAAGAGATCGCAGAGATCGCGGACGCCGAGCCGCAGGTCGCCCCGGACGCCGACGCGTCCGAGTGA
- the trmD gene encoding tRNA (guanosine(37)-N1)-methyltransferase TrmD produces MRIDVLSIFPSYFDGLTLSLLGKAQSTGLIDLRVRDLRDWTSDRHRTVDDTPYGGGAGMVMKPEPWGLALDEIAGSSDTEDGQRPTIIFPSPAGEVFTQKTARELATREHLVFGCGRYEGIDERVFEFAADLGEVRLISLGDYVLNGGEVATMAMIEAIGRLIPGVVGNPESLVEESHEDGLLEYPSYTKPASWRERAVPDVLLSGNHAAIAAWRREQQFVRTRTRRPDLLAEGEAASS; encoded by the coding sequence GTGCGCATCGACGTCCTCTCCATCTTCCCGTCCTACTTCGACGGCCTGACGCTGTCCCTGCTCGGCAAGGCGCAGAGCACGGGTCTCATCGACCTGCGTGTGCGAGACCTGCGCGACTGGACCTCGGACCGTCACCGGACGGTGGACGACACGCCGTACGGCGGCGGCGCCGGCATGGTCATGAAGCCGGAGCCCTGGGGGCTCGCGCTCGACGAGATCGCCGGTTCCTCCGACACCGAGGACGGGCAGCGACCGACCATCATCTTCCCGTCGCCGGCGGGGGAGGTCTTCACCCAGAAGACCGCGCGTGAGTTGGCGACCCGTGAGCATCTCGTCTTCGGCTGTGGTCGTTACGAGGGCATCGACGAGCGCGTGTTCGAGTTCGCCGCCGATCTCGGCGAGGTCCGGTTGATCAGCCTCGGCGACTACGTCCTCAATGGGGGCGAGGTCGCGACCATGGCGATGATCGAGGCGATCGGCCGACTCATCCCCGGTGTCGTCGGCAACCCCGAGAGCCTCGTCGAGGAGTCGCACGAGGACGGACTGCTGGAGTATCCGTCCTACACGAAGCCCGCGTCATGGCGTGAGCGTGCCGTGCCGGACGTTCTGCTCAGCGGCAATCATGCCGCGATCGCCGCCTGGCGTCGCGAGCAGCAGTTCGTGCGGACCCGAACCCGTCGACCCGACCTGCTTGCGGAGGGCGAAGCCGCGTCCTCGTGA
- a CDS encoding glutamate--cysteine ligase: MKLEFASSARSTVGLEWEIMLADPASGDLVGRAPELLAALEAESADERHTVTGELLTNTIEVTSGIGDSVAHAVDDIANAITAVRAATDPAGVELLSAGSHPFAQWYDQQVTDKSRYHTLIERTQWWGRNMMIWGIHVHIGVEDQRKVFPIINALAGFLPHLQSLAASSPFWAGERTGYASNRALVFQQLPTAGLPWPLHDWWQYESYLDDMVRTGVMADATEVRWDIRPAPRWGTIEVRACDGLSTLPELASVAALVQVLVEDFSRQLDEGKALPELPAWFHRENKWRAARYGLEARVIVDADGTQRPVREHLTETLEALTPTAVELGCGREFGGIATILEGGASYARQLAVADAAGGDLSAVVHHLIREFRSGPESSTDEP, encoded by the coding sequence GTGAAGCTCGAGTTCGCCTCATCCGCCCGGTCCACCGTCGGCCTCGAATGGGAGATCATGCTCGCGGACCCCGCGAGCGGTGACCTCGTCGGTCGCGCCCCCGAACTTCTCGCCGCGCTCGAGGCCGAGAGCGCCGATGAGCGTCATACGGTCACCGGCGAACTGCTCACCAACACGATCGAGGTCACGAGCGGTATCGGCGATTCCGTGGCTCATGCGGTCGACGACATCGCGAACGCCATCACCGCGGTGCGGGCCGCGACCGATCCCGCGGGTGTCGAGCTGCTCTCGGCCGGAAGCCACCCCTTCGCGCAGTGGTACGACCAACAGGTGACGGACAAGTCGCGCTACCACACCCTGATCGAGCGCACCCAGTGGTGGGGACGCAACATGATGATCTGGGGAATCCACGTGCACATCGGCGTCGAGGACCAGCGCAAGGTCTTCCCCATCATCAACGCTCTCGCCGGGTTCCTCCCGCACCTGCAGTCGCTGGCGGCGTCGAGCCCGTTCTGGGCGGGAGAACGCACCGGATATGCCTCCAACCGCGCACTCGTGTTCCAGCAGCTTCCCACCGCCGGCCTGCCGTGGCCGCTGCACGACTGGTGGCAGTACGAGTCCTACCTCGATGACATGGTGCGCACGGGTGTCATGGCCGACGCGACCGAGGTGCGCTGGGATATCCGTCCCGCTCCACGCTGGGGCACCATCGAGGTCCGCGCGTGCGACGGGCTCTCCACCCTGCCGGAACTTGCATCGGTCGCGGCGCTCGTCCAGGTGCTCGTCGAGGACTTCTCACGACAGCTCGACGAGGGGAAGGCACTTCCGGAGCTTCCCGCCTGGTTCCACCGCGAGAACAAGTGGCGCGCCGCGCGCTACGGGCTGGAGGCCCGCGTGATCGTCGACGCCGACGGCACGCAGCGCCCGGTGCGCGAGCATCTGACGGAGACGCTCGAAGCCCTCACCCCGACAGCCGTCGAGCTCGGCTGCGGTCGCGAGTTCGGCGGCATCGCCACGATCCTGGAGGGAGGCGCAAGCTACGCGCGACAACTCGCGGTGGCGGATGCCGCGGGGGGCGACCTCTCAGCGGTGGTGCACCACCTGATCCGCGAGTTCCGCTCCGGGCCGGAGTCCTCCACCGACGAGCCCTAG
- a CDS encoding histidine phosphatase family protein has translation MIPQDRHVPERVLLARHGQTVWNVEHRLQGQLDSPLTEAGVAHAHAIADRLVGAHVLTVCTSPLGRAMRTAIIIADRIGAELIEVPELAELDHGELAGMTWEEIDEVYPTAREERAANRYGWAFPGGESYAQARSRARKALSNCGWAAEGVPLLVSHEMIGRMLRAELRGLDASSALGLRHPHGVVFDIERRSERIL, from the coding sequence ATGATTCCGCAGGACCGTCATGTGCCGGAGCGTGTGCTCCTCGCTCGGCACGGGCAGACCGTGTGGAACGTCGAGCACCGACTCCAAGGCCAGCTCGACTCTCCACTGACAGAGGCCGGTGTCGCCCACGCCCACGCGATCGCGGACAGACTCGTGGGCGCTCACGTGCTCACCGTGTGCACCAGCCCTCTCGGCAGAGCGATGCGGACGGCGATCATCATCGCCGATCGGATCGGAGCGGAACTGATCGAGGTGCCGGAGCTCGCAGAGCTCGACCACGGTGAGCTCGCCGGGATGACATGGGAAGAGATCGACGAGGTCTACCCGACCGCCAGAGAGGAACGTGCCGCCAACCGCTATGGCTGGGCATTCCCGGGCGGGGAGAGCTACGCGCAGGCCAGGTCTCGGGCGCGGAAGGCGCTCAGCAACTGTGGGTGGGCGGCCGAGGGCGTCCCCCTGCTCGTGAGCCACGAGATGATCGGACGCATGCTGCGCGCGGAGTTGCGAGGACTGGACGCATCGAGTGCGCTCGGTCTGCGGCATCCGCACGGTGTGGTCTTCGATATCGAACGCCGGTCCGAGCGGATTCTCTGA
- a CDS encoding class I SAM-dependent methyltransferase, with amino-acid sequence MPEHALARSFEIIGDDYDRYRPGFPEAAAAMIVPTTVDVGLDLGAGTGKFTELLVDRARRTVAVEPSERMLQMLRVKLPDVEAQIGAAERIPLGDASVDVVTVAQAFHWFDRDAACDEIARVLVPRGALGLLWNRSDPTCTWDRACHRIAHPAVSEADATTDGAAEVLPHFELVRREEIHWAERISRDHYLRRWATVSSLLVAEESTRARMLGEIGAVLDSSAGTRGREMLDLPQVTDVYVYRRA; translated from the coding sequence ATGCCTGAACATGCGCTCGCAAGGTCGTTCGAGATCATCGGTGACGACTACGACAGATACCGCCCCGGATTCCCGGAGGCAGCGGCGGCCATGATCGTTCCGACAACCGTCGACGTCGGGCTGGACCTGGGTGCCGGGACCGGCAAGTTCACCGAACTGCTCGTCGATCGTGCGCGGCGCACGGTGGCCGTGGAGCCGTCGGAGCGCATGCTGCAGATGCTGCGAGTCAAACTCCCCGACGTGGAAGCTCAGATCGGAGCAGCGGAGCGGATTCCGCTCGGGGATGCGTCAGTGGACGTCGTCACGGTTGCCCAGGCCTTCCACTGGTTCGATCGTGACGCGGCCTGCGACGAGATCGCTCGCGTGCTGGTCCCCCGAGGGGCGCTCGGGCTGCTCTGGAATCGCTCCGATCCGACGTGCACCTGGGACCGGGCTTGTCACCGCATCGCTCATCCGGCGGTGTCCGAGGCCGACGCGACGACCGACGGTGCGGCTGAGGTGCTTCCCCATTTCGAACTCGTCCGCCGGGAGGAGATCCATTGGGCCGAGCGCATCTCGCGCGACCACTATCTTCGTCGATGGGCGACGGTGAGCAGCCTGCTCGTCGCCGAGGAGTCGACGCGTGCGCGGATGCTGGGGGAGATCGGGGCGGTGCTCGACAGTTCAGCGGGCACGCGTGGAAGAGAGATGCTCGACCTTCCGCAGGTCACGGACGTCTACGTCTACCGCCGCGCCTGA